AGTCAGACCAGAATTATAAAAAGGTGTGATAAGTATGATaaaggtggtgctagaggtaaagaacccgcctgccaatgcaggagacataagagatgcaagctcagtccttggttgggaagatccctgggaggagggcatggcaacccactccagtattcttgcctggagaatctcatggacagaggagcctggcaggctatggtccataaggtcacaaacagttggacacgactgaagcaacttagcatgcattgttgttcagttgttcagtcatgtccaactctttgtgacccccatggactgcagcaccccaggcttccctgtccttcaccatctcccggagtttgcttaaactcaagtccattgagtcagtgatgcccacTGAGTCAGCATGCATGCAGGTACATAATACCATAGTCTAGGTCTCTTGGCATCTAGAAATTACTGTCTTAGGTGTGAGAGCTGGAAATAGGCATgtaaaacatgaaagaaaaaaaagcgaAAGAAACAGTCTTTCCAATGGCTAAAAAGATACCCAGATAATGCCACTTTTCAGTACACCAAACCCACTTTTCACAGCCTACCAAGTCCTTTTAGCTTTGTACCAAGTCAGGGATTGCAAAAAAATAGCATTAGGGCCACCACTGCCCATGCCAAACCCTGGCAAACATTACTAGTTAAACATAGAACTCTTTCTGGGTTAGCCTTCAGGTCAGTATCCAGATCCTACCGTGGTGTTCCAGGAAATCACAAGAAAACATGGAATGAATATGCCTGGTCATTCTATTGCCTCCAATTTGTAAACCAAGTAGGAGTGTTTTTAGTGTCAGTCTGTTACAAAAGGAAATCTAATGCAATGCAAATTGTACATTTTGCTCTTGTTCATTCTAGGGTCTCAACTAAAACTGGCATTTCCACATGGGCAGCTCATGGTCCTCTGGATGCTGGAGCCCCTGGCTTGATCTCCAGCCCCTTTGcgcttccccccccacccccgcgcccGTCCCAGTCCTTAGAGGACCTCAGTGCTGTCTCAGGGTTCCGTGATGACTTGACCTCTAATGCGTGTCTAATAGACATTTCAGTCTGAACGTTCGTTCCTAAATAAAACTGTTcgtcctctgcccccaccctccaccctccaccctccaccctccaccctctGACCCTCAGCTTTCACCCTTGCCCCGAAGATAGTTCTCATCACCAGTACCACTGGTCCCATAAACACGTGGGATTGTATCACAGCAGTtcaacccccgccccccacccagtACCTTCCCAACTCACCCAGAGTCAGAGCCCAGGTTCTGGTCACTGACCGTTGTGGTCCACCTGCCTCCGGTTCACCGGCTCTCTGACCTGCTCCACCCAGTCCCACCCCACCTCTaccccccactcccctccctctcccccctaGGGTGTCCTCTGCTTCGTCCTCATTTGCCCAGCCCAGCAGGCTTGCTCGCCTCTGAGAGCCTTGTTATGCCCCCGCTCTCCTCaagccccgccccctccacccccagctcccgGCTTCTCCAGGGCACCCCGGCTTGACCGCTCTGTTCCCACGTTCCAAACTCTTCTCCAGCTCAGGGCCTGTCCTTGCCTGAAAGACGCCCTCTTGACTCGGGAGAGAAGTCTCATCTCCCCGCAgctgccccgcccctcccctatcgcccccgcccccaccctcctccGGGCGACAGGAGCCCCCACCGCCCATCCTCCTCCGGGGCCCAGACTGACAGGTCCCCCTCACCCTCTGGTCTCCAACCCGCCCCACGTGCTCCCCGGGCCTGGCCCGCGGCCGGGTCACTGGAAGGGCGTCCGTGGCCTCCTCGTGTGAGATCAAAGGGTCTCCTCTGCTTCTTCTCCCGGAGTGGACGCCTTAGTCACCGGCTCCCTTGAAGCCCGCCGGCGTCCCCAGCTCCGCGGGTCCAGCCCCTCGGGCCGTTCGTTCTCTGGTCTCCGGCCTCTGGGGGGGCCCTCACAGGTGCGCCCCCCCGGACCTGCTGCCCCACGGGGTCTGGTCTGGGGAAGCTAGGGGTGCTGCTTGACTCTCTACCCCTAAGGTTAGAATTTCCTAGAAGTCACTTTTTCCAGAAGACTCAGGGGAAAACAGTAATACAGACAACAGATAAAACAAGATTTCAGAGCATAAGCTCCCTGGAGCACCCGCGGCCCCCACCCAGGGCCCTGCCTCTGTCAAGGCTCAGCCCTGGCCCTCCCCACGTAGTTGGACCCCCTACCTCTCCAGCCGGTCTCCTTCCAGCCGGTCCTTCCGCAGGACATGGGGCCATGCGGCCGCCCCGCCCCAGCTCTGCAGCCCAGTTCGGCCCCACGGGCGCGGGACACAGGCCCCTTCCTTCGGGAAGGACAGGCTAGGGCCCCGCGCCCCCAGTCCGTCCTCCCTGTGTCTGCGCGCACACCAGTGCTGCTCTGTTTCGTTTTCACCACTGTCCCTTTCTGTCCTCCCCCACATCCGTCGACCCTCCTATCACCCGCCGGCCTTCAGCAGTCACCCAAGACGTCACGAGGCCCTTCTTTCTGAAGGACACCAGCAGTCAGGTTGGGAATCGGCCCAGCTGTGTGCAGAACGCCAGGGCCAGAGAGCCGTCGGGCAGACGAGGCCGGCAGGGGGCGGGGGCTTCCCTCAGGCAGCCCTCCTCGTGGCCTGCGGTTGCCTCCCTCCTGCTGGCACCAGTGTAGCATGACCTCTGCTCAGGGCCACAGGTGCTGGGGACAGTTACCAAACCCTGCTCAGGGGGACTCACGGGCATGCTTACACCTGTGCCTGCATccgtgcaggcacacacacatctgtATTTGTAcccatagatatacatacacacccactccagtgttcttgcctggagaatcccagggacgggggagcctggtgggctgccgtctatggggtcgcacagagtcggacacgactgaagcgacttagcagcagcatcatcatatacatacacacacttggACATGTACATACACATCTGTGCCTGCACACATACAcctatacatgtacacacacctgtgcatgcacatacacacacctgtgcctttgcatgtacacacacacctgtacatgtatacacacacctgtgtctgcatacatacacacacctgcacacacatgcacacctgtacatgtacacacacctTGCATGAACATACACCTGTGCATGTACATACAcctgtgcatgtgcacacacctGAACATGCACATACAAACACACCTGtgctgcacacatacacacacttgtaCCTGCACATGTGCATATACACACctgtacatgtacacacacctGTACGTGTGCATACACATCtgtacatgcacatacacacacctgtgCCTTCGTGTGTACATACACCCACACATGTAATGCACacctgtacatgtgtgtgcacacctgtgcatgtacacacacctGTACCTGTGCATACACACCTGCTCCTGCACATGTGTATACACACctgtatgtgtgcatacacacagctgtacgtgcacatacacacacctatgcttcacatgtacatacacacctgtatatgtatacacacatctgtgtctgcacacacacgtgtacatgtACATGCACagctgggcatgcacacacacctgtgCAAGTACAAACGTGCATATACATACCCACCTGCTCCTGCATACCTGCATGGACACTCACAACCTTTACTGGAGGATTCCCGCTCCGGAGGGGGTAGCACAGCTCCCCATGACAGCATATCCCACGCACATCGGGGCCCAGGGCGGCCCGGGGCCGTGCCCTCGCCTCGCCTAGCCAGCCGGCCTAGTAACAAGCCTGTTCCCCTGCAGGTTAGCAGTCTGAAGCGATGGGCGACTGGAGCTTCCTGGGGAGACTCCTAGAGAACGCCCAGGAGCACTCCACTGTCATCGGCAAGGTCTGGCTGACGGTGCTGTTCATCTTCAGGATCCTGGTGCTGGGGGCCGCGGCCGAGGAGGTGTGGGGGGATGAGCAGTCGGACTTCACCTGCAACACGCAGCAGCCCGGCTGCGAGAACGTGTGCTACGACCGCGCCTTCCCCATCTCGCATGTGCGATTCTGGGTGCTGCAGATCATTTTCGTGTCCACGCCCACGCTCATCTACCTGGGCCACGTGCTGCACCTGGTGCGCATGGAGGAGAAGCGGAAGGAGCGTGAGGAGGAGCCGCCGAAGGCCGCCGGCCCAGCCGAGGAGCACCAGGACCCGGCCCCGGTGCGCGACGACCGCGGCAAGGTGCGCATCGCCGGCGCCCTGCTCCGCACCTACGTCTTCAACATCATCTTCAAGACGCTTTTCGAGGTGGGCTTCATCGCCGGGCAGTACTTCCTGTACGGCTTCCAGCTGAAGCCGCTATACCGCTGCGACCGCTGGCCCTGCCCCAACACGGTGGACTGCTTCATCTCACGGCCCACGGAGAAGACCATCTTCATCCTCTTCATGCTGGCCGTGGCCTGCGTGTCCCTGCTCCTCAACGTGCTGGAGATCTACcacctgggctggaagaagctgaAACAGGGGATGACCAGCCCCTTCCGCCCGGACACCCCTGGTTCGGGGGCGGGGTCCGCAAAGCCGATGGGGGGgagccccctcctcctgccccccaactcCGCCCCGCCCGCCGTCACCATCGGGTTCCCGCCCTACTACGcgccctctgcctcctccctggggCAGGCGTCTGCCCCGGGCTACCCCGAGCCGGCCCCGCCCGCGGCCCTGCCTGGGACCCCCGGCACCCCCGGCACCCCCGGCACCCTCGGCGGCGGCGGCAACCAGGGCCTGCGCGCCCCGGCGCAGAACTGGGCCAACCGTGAGGCCGAGCCGCAGACTTCGGCCAGGAAGGCCTCCCCGCCCGCGTTGACGCCGCCTGCAGCCCCCGCGGGTGGCCCCCAGCAGTCCCTTCCGGAGGGCGCGGCGGGGAGCTCGGGCGACAGCGACGGGGAGGGGGCGGTGACGGCCGTGGAGCTGCACGCGCCCCCTGAGCCCCCCGCAGACCCCGGCCGGTCCAGTAAGGCCAGTAAGTCCAGCGGTGGCCGGGCCAGGGCCGGCGACTTGGCCATCTAGCGGCGGCCCGGCGTCCAGGCCCAGGGCGCTCACCGGCGGGTAGCGGCCTGGAGGCGGGAGGGGCTGGAGCGGGTGGAGGGGGCGAGCGAGGGTCGGGTCCGTGTGTCAGTGCTTGCTGTTCCTAGCGCTGTGAGGTAGTGAGGGGCGCATCCGAGACGGGAGGGGGCACAGGGGCCGGGGGCCTCCAAAGATTCTCCCAGCAGCCTGCTCGCCCGGAGCCCGGCGGCCTTCCCAGGAGCCCGGCGGCCTTCCCAGAGATGCTGCGGCCCGGTGGGAGCTGTGGTGTCTGCTGTGGGAAGGCAGAAGGTCTGCGTCACTTCAGGTTGGGGTCAACGGTTTTCCAGCCCTACGCCCCCCGG
This DNA window, taken from Capricornis sumatraensis isolate serow.1 chromosome 12, serow.2, whole genome shotgun sequence, encodes the following:
- the GJA3 gene encoding gap junction alpha-3 protein, with the protein product MGDWSFLGRLLENAQEHSTVIGKVWLTVLFIFRILVLGAAAEEVWGDEQSDFTCNTQQPGCENVCYDRAFPISHVRFWVLQIIFVSTPTLIYLGHVLHLVRMEEKRKEREEEPPKAAGPAEEHQDPAPVRDDRGKVRIAGALLRTYVFNIIFKTLFEVGFIAGQYFLYGFQLKPLYRCDRWPCPNTVDCFISRPTEKTIFILFMLAVACVSLLLNVLEIYHLGWKKLKQGMTSPFRPDTPGSGAGSAKPMGGSPLLLPPNSAPPAVTIGFPPYYAPSASSLGQASAPGYPEPAPPAALPGTPGTPGTPGTLGGGGNQGLRAPAQNWANREAEPQTSARKASPPALTPPAAPAGGPQQSLPEGAAGSSGDSDGEGAVTAVELHAPPEPPADPGRSSKASKSSGGRARAGDLAI